The proteins below come from a single Asanoa ferruginea genomic window:
- a CDS encoding class I SAM-dependent methyltransferase produces MTDYRTVNQANWDERAPAHAASPDYSLAEFGADPAFLSRDVRFDLPRLGDVRGLRGVHLQCHIGTDTISLSRLGARMTGLDFSTASIAEARKLAERLGDPTEFVESDVYAAADVLPNESFDLVFTGIGALCWLPSVQRWAQVVARLLKPGGRLFIREGHPVLWSIDDARADGADLVIRYPYFETADPLVYVEGGTYVETDAVFTENETHSWNHGLGEIVTALFDHGLRLTMLVEHDSAPWEGLPGRMVRGDDLEWRLTEGRARVPLTYTLQAVKMGG; encoded by the coding sequence GTGACCGACTACCGCACCGTCAACCAGGCCAACTGGGACGAGCGGGCGCCCGCGCACGCCGCGTCGCCCGACTACTCGCTCGCCGAGTTCGGCGCCGACCCGGCGTTCCTCAGCCGCGACGTCCGCTTCGACCTGCCCCGCCTCGGTGACGTGCGCGGCCTGCGCGGCGTCCACCTCCAGTGCCACATCGGCACCGACACCATCTCGCTGTCGCGGCTGGGCGCCCGGATGACCGGCCTCGACTTCTCGACCGCGTCGATCGCCGAGGCGCGCAAGCTCGCCGAGCGGCTCGGCGACCCGACGGAGTTCGTCGAGTCCGACGTCTACGCCGCTGCCGACGTACTCCCGAATGAGTCTTTCGATCTGGTCTTCACCGGGATCGGCGCGCTCTGCTGGCTGCCGTCGGTGCAGCGGTGGGCGCAGGTGGTGGCTCGGCTGCTCAAGCCCGGCGGCCGGCTGTTCATCCGCGAGGGGCACCCGGTGCTCTGGTCGATCGACGACGCGCGGGCCGACGGCGCTGACCTGGTGATCCGCTATCCCTACTTCGAGACCGCCGATCCGCTGGTCTACGTCGAGGGCGGCACCTACGTCGAGACCGACGCCGTGTTCACCGAGAACGAGACGCACAGCTGGAACCACGGGCTCGGCGAGATCGTGACCGCCCTGTTCGACCACGGGCTGCGGTTGACCATGCTGGTCGAGCACGACAGCGCGCCGTGGGAGGGTCTGCCGGGCCGGATGGTCCGCGGCGACGACCTCGAGTGGCGGCTGACCGAGGGTCGCGCGCGCGTTCCGCTCACCTACACGCTCCAAGCGGTAAAGATGGGTGGGTGA
- the glgB gene encoding 1,4-alpha-glucan branching protein GlgB produces the protein MDELISGAVHDPHATLGAHPRDGRTTIRTLRRGADSVSVVVGDESHPATRVHPEGIFEVTVPGEVFDYRIDADGRQHDDPYRHGPTIGEIDLHLINEGRHERLWEALGAHARDGGVSFTVWAPSAQGVRVIGDFSGWGPHDGWPMRSMGSSGVWEIFVPGAGVGNRYKFRILGRDGVWREKADPLARRTEIPPRTASVVDESSYDWKDAEWMTRRVAAKPHQEAMSVYEVHLGSWRPGLSYRDLADQLTDYVVEMGFTHVEFLPVMEHPFGGSWGYQVTGYYAPTARFGDPDDFRYLVDRLHQSGIGVLLDWVPAHFPRDEWALARFDGTPLYEHGDWRRGEHPDWGTYIFDYGRREVRNFLVANALYWCAEFHIDGLRVDAVASMLYLDYSRQDGQWEPNQYGGRENLDAIGFLQETNATVYKHHPGVVMIAEESTAYPGVTWPTSGGGLGFGFKWNMGWMHDTLLYASKEPIHRQYHHNQVTFSMVYAWSENYVLPISHDEVVHGKRSLLSKMPGDLWQRLANVRALLAFMWAHPGKQLLFMGCELGDDEEWNEERGLNWSLPSDPQRSGLQRMVRDINAIYRGAPELWSQDTTPAGFRWIVSDDAANNTLAFIRLAPDGSPLVCVVNFAAVPHENYRIGLPRAGAWTEVLNTDAADYGGSGVGNLGAVHTEDVHWHGMPASARLRVPPLGALWLRPA, from the coding sequence ATGGACGAGTTGATCTCCGGTGCGGTGCACGATCCGCACGCGACACTCGGCGCGCATCCGCGCGACGGGCGCACCACCATCCGGACGTTGCGCCGTGGCGCCGACTCGGTCTCCGTCGTGGTCGGCGACGAGAGCCACCCGGCGACCCGCGTACACCCGGAAGGGATCTTCGAGGTCACCGTCCCCGGCGAGGTCTTCGACTATCGGATCGACGCCGACGGGCGGCAGCACGACGACCCCTACCGGCACGGCCCGACGATCGGCGAGATCGACCTGCACCTGATCAACGAAGGCCGGCACGAGCGGCTCTGGGAGGCGCTCGGCGCGCACGCCCGCGACGGTGGCGTCTCGTTCACCGTGTGGGCACCGAGCGCGCAGGGCGTGCGGGTGATCGGCGACTTCAGCGGTTGGGGGCCGCACGACGGCTGGCCGATGCGGTCGATGGGCAGCAGTGGCGTCTGGGAGATCTTCGTGCCCGGCGCCGGGGTGGGCAACCGCTACAAGTTCCGGATCCTGGGCCGCGACGGTGTCTGGCGCGAGAAGGCCGACCCGCTGGCCCGGCGCACCGAGATCCCGCCGCGCACGGCGTCGGTCGTCGACGAATCGTCCTACGACTGGAAAGACGCGGAGTGGATGACCCGCCGGGTGGCGGCAAAGCCGCACCAGGAGGCGATGAGCGTCTACGAGGTGCACCTCGGCTCGTGGCGGCCCGGCCTCAGCTATCGCGACCTCGCCGACCAGCTCACCGACTACGTCGTCGAGATGGGCTTCACCCACGTCGAGTTCCTGCCGGTGATGGAACACCCGTTCGGCGGCTCGTGGGGCTACCAGGTCACCGGCTACTACGCGCCGACCGCCCGGTTCGGCGACCCCGACGACTTCCGCTATCTGGTCGACCGGCTGCACCAGTCGGGGATCGGGGTGCTGCTCGACTGGGTGCCGGCGCACTTCCCGCGCGACGAGTGGGCGCTGGCCCGGTTCGACGGCACGCCGCTCTACGAGCACGGCGACTGGCGCAGGGGCGAACACCCCGACTGGGGTACGTACATCTTCGACTACGGGCGCCGCGAGGTGCGCAACTTCCTGGTCGCCAACGCGCTCTACTGGTGCGCCGAGTTCCACATCGACGGCCTGCGGGTCGACGCGGTCGCGTCGATGCTCTACCTCGACTATTCGCGCCAGGACGGGCAGTGGGAGCCCAACCAGTATGGCGGCCGGGAGAACCTCGACGCGATCGGCTTCCTCCAGGAGACCAACGCGACCGTCTACAAGCACCACCCCGGCGTCGTGATGATCGCGGAGGAGTCGACCGCCTATCCCGGCGTCACCTGGCCCACCTCGGGCGGGGGCCTCGGCTTCGGCTTCAAATGGAACATGGGATGGATGCACGACACGCTCCTCTACGCGTCGAAGGAGCCCATCCACCGGCAATACCACCACAACCAGGTGACCTTCTCGATGGTGTACGCGTGGAGCGAGAACTACGTGCTGCCCATCTCGCACGACGAGGTCGTACACGGTAAGCGCTCGCTGCTTTCCAAGATGCCCGGCGACCTGTGGCAGCGGCTGGCCAACGTGCGGGCGCTGCTCGCGTTCATGTGGGCGCATCCGGGCAAGCAGCTGCTGTTCATGGGCTGCGAGCTCGGTGACGACGAGGAGTGGAACGAGGAGCGGGGCCTCAACTGGTCGCTGCCGTCGGACCCGCAGCGCTCCGGCCTCCAGCGGATGGTGCGCGACATCAACGCGATCTACCGTGGCGCGCCCGAGCTGTGGTCGCAGGACACCACTCCGGCCGGCTTCCGCTGGATCGTCTCCGACGACGCGGCCAACAACACGCTGGCGTTCATCCGGCTCGCGCCGGACGGCTCGCCGCTGGTCTGCGTGGTCAACTTCGCGGCCGTCCCGCACGAGAACTACCGGATAGGGCTGCCGCGCGCCGGCGCCTGGACCGAGGTGCTCAACACCGACGCGGCCGACTACGGCGGCTCGGGTGTCGGCAACCTCGGCGCGGTCCACACGGAAGACGTGCACTGGCACGGCATGCCGGCCTCGGCCCGGCTGCGGGTGCCGCCGCTCGGCGCGCTCTGGTTGCGGCCCGCGTGA
- the glgA gene encoding glycogen synthase: MDRIRVDLLTREYPPEVYGGAGVHLEYLARDLRRLADVRVHAFGAPRSEPGVTAYPDPPGLKDANPALRTLGVDLEMAAGTAGTDVLHSHTWYANLAGHVAKLLHGVPHVVTTHSLEPLRPWKAEQLGGGYRLSSWAERTAIEAADAVIAVSEGMRRDVLTAYHAVNPDRVRVVHNGIDTLQYQPDPSTGVWARIGADPGRPTAIFVGRITRQKGLPYLLRAARDLPADAQLVLLAGAPDTPEIAAEVRDLVDELRQRHDRIFWVPEMLPKPDVIQLLTHSTVFVCPSIYEPMGIVNLEAMACETAVVATATGGIPEVVDDGATGVLVPIDQATDGTGTPLDPDRFVADLASAINALLGDPERAKQMGMAGRERAVTHFSWASIAERTMAVYESVLH; the protein is encoded by the coding sequence GTGGACAGGATTCGAGTCGACCTCCTCACCCGGGAATACCCGCCCGAGGTCTATGGCGGCGCTGGCGTACACCTGGAATATCTGGCTCGTGACCTGCGGCGACTCGCCGACGTAAGGGTGCACGCGTTCGGGGCTCCGCGGTCCGAGCCGGGGGTCACCGCCTATCCCGATCCGCCCGGGCTCAAGGACGCCAACCCGGCGCTGCGTACGCTCGGCGTCGACCTGGAGATGGCGGCCGGCACCGCGGGCACCGACGTGCTGCACAGCCACACCTGGTATGCCAACCTGGCCGGCCACGTCGCCAAGCTGCTGCACGGCGTGCCGCACGTGGTGACCACGCACAGCCTCGAGCCGTTGCGCCCCTGGAAGGCCGAGCAACTCGGCGGCGGCTACCGGCTCTCGTCGTGGGCCGAGCGCACCGCGATCGAGGCCGCCGACGCGGTCATCGCGGTCTCCGAGGGGATGCGCCGCGACGTGCTCACCGCCTACCACGCAGTCAACCCTGATCGGGTACGCGTAGTGCACAACGGCATCGACACGCTGCAATACCAGCCCGATCCGTCAACCGGTGTCTGGGCGAGGATCGGCGCCGACCCGGGCCGCCCGACCGCGATCTTCGTCGGCCGGATCACCCGGCAGAAGGGCCTGCCCTACCTCCTGCGCGCGGCCCGCGACCTGCCGGCCGACGCGCAACTCGTGCTGCTCGCCGGCGCGCCCGACACCCCGGAGATCGCCGCCGAGGTGCGCGACCTGGTCGACGAGCTGCGCCAGCGGCACGACCGGATCTTCTGGGTGCCCGAGATGCTGCCCAAGCCAGACGTGATCCAGCTGCTGACGCACAGCACGGTGTTCGTCTGCCCGTCGATCTACGAGCCGATGGGCATCGTCAACCTGGAGGCGATGGCCTGCGAGACCGCCGTGGTGGCGACCGCGACCGGCGGCATCCCCGAGGTCGTCGACGACGGCGCGACCGGCGTGCTGGTGCCGATCGACCAGGCCACCGACGGCACCGGCACGCCCCTCGACCCGGACCGCTTCGTCGCCGACCTGGCGTCCGCCATCAACGCCCTGCTCGGCGACCCGGAGCGGGCAAAACAAATGGGCATGGCCGGCCGCGAACGGGCGGTGACCCACTTCTCCTGGGCCTCGATCGCTGAGCGGACGATGGCCGTCTACGAGTCGGTGTTGCACTAG
- a CDS encoding alpha-1,4-glucan--maltose-1-phosphate maltosyltransferase: MPVEPNPGDGRIPIDEVRPVVSGGKYPAKAVVGEIVPVSATVFREGHDAVGCNVVWRDADGTEAPFTRMDPGAPGTDRWHATFSPTSVGEGSFVVEAFSDPYLSWRDAVEKKIAAGQDVTDLANDLVEGAALLDRAADGVPDDQRARVTKAAEALRADDLALGIRVSPALGLAELLWRYPVRELVSRGDAYPVWVDRKKALFSAWYEFFPRSEGAVVKDGHSRHGTFETAQARIPGVAKMGFDVLYVPPIHPIGRVNRKGKNNALAADEDDVGSPWAIGAEEGGHDAIHPRLGTLDEFRAFIAKAAEHGLEVAMDLALQCAPDHPWVKEHPEWFTTRADGTIAYAENPPKKYQDIYPLNFDNDPEGIRQEIRRVVLHWVAQGVKIFRVDNPHTKPVNFWHWLIAEVKAVDPDVLFLAEAFTRPAMMNGLGKIGFSQSYTYFTWRTSAWEMREYCEQLVAAADHMRPNFWPNTPDILHETLQHGGPPMFKIRAVLASMLVPSWGVYAGYELFEHVARPGAEEYLDNEKFQLRPRDWAGAEAAGRSLAGFLGRLNAVRRDNPALHWLRNLRFHDIDNPALLCWSKRDPRVDNTVLVICSFDSSGTQWGNTTLDMPALGLDWHERFVATDQLTGATYDWGQRNAVRLDPFLEPAHILSVRPRR; this comes from the coding sequence GTGCCGGTCGAGCCCAACCCGGGCGACGGCCGGATTCCGATCGACGAGGTCCGCCCGGTGGTCAGTGGCGGCAAGTACCCGGCCAAGGCGGTCGTAGGCGAGATCGTCCCGGTCTCCGCAACAGTCTTCCGCGAGGGCCACGACGCCGTCGGCTGCAACGTGGTCTGGCGGGACGCCGATGGCACCGAGGCGCCGTTCACCCGGATGGACCCGGGCGCGCCGGGCACCGACCGCTGGCATGCCACCTTCAGCCCCACCTCGGTCGGCGAGGGCAGCTTCGTGGTGGAGGCGTTCAGCGACCCCTACCTGAGCTGGCGCGACGCCGTCGAGAAGAAGATCGCCGCCGGGCAGGACGTCACTGACCTGGCCAACGACCTCGTCGAGGGCGCCGCCCTGCTCGACCGCGCCGCCGATGGCGTGCCCGACGACCAGCGCGCTCGGGTGACCAAGGCGGCCGAGGCCCTACGCGCCGACGATCTGGCGCTCGGCATAAGGGTCTCGCCGGCGCTGGGCCTTGCCGAGCTGCTCTGGCGTTACCCGGTGCGGGAACTTGTGAGCCGCGGCGACGCGTACCCCGTGTGGGTCGATCGTAAGAAGGCTTTGTTCTCCGCCTGGTATGAGTTCTTCCCGCGCTCCGAGGGCGCGGTGGTGAAGGACGGGCACAGCCGGCACGGCACGTTCGAGACCGCGCAGGCGCGGATTCCGGGCGTGGCGAAGATGGGCTTCGACGTGCTCTACGTGCCGCCGATCCATCCGATCGGGCGGGTCAACCGCAAGGGTAAGAACAACGCGCTGGCCGCCGACGAAGACGATGTCGGCTCGCCCTGGGCGATCGGTGCCGAGGAGGGTGGGCACGACGCCATCCACCCGCGGCTCGGCACGCTCGACGAGTTTCGGGCCTTCATCGCCAAGGCCGCCGAGCACGGGCTCGAGGTCGCGATGGACCTTGCCCTGCAGTGTGCGCCCGACCACCCGTGGGTCAAGGAGCACCCGGAGTGGTTCACCACGCGGGCCGACGGGACGATCGCCTACGCGGAGAACCCGCCGAAGAAATATCAGGACATCTACCCGTTGAACTTCGACAACGATCCCGAGGGGATCCGCCAGGAGATCCGGCGGGTCGTCCTGCACTGGGTCGCGCAAGGCGTCAAGATCTTCAGGGTGGACAATCCGCACACCAAGCCGGTCAACTTCTGGCATTGGTTGATCGCGGAGGTCAAGGCCGTCGATCCCGACGTGCTGTTCCTCGCCGAGGCGTTCACCCGGCCGGCGATGATGAACGGGCTCGGCAAGATCGGCTTCAGCCAGTCCTACACCTACTTCACCTGGCGCACGTCGGCCTGGGAGATGCGGGAATACTGCGAGCAGCTGGTCGCGGCGGCCGACCACATGCGGCCCAACTTCTGGCCCAACACGCCCGACATCCTGCACGAGACGCTCCAGCACGGCGGCCCGCCGATGTTCAAGATCCGGGCGGTGCTGGCCAGCATGCTGGTGCCGTCGTGGGGGGTCTACGCCGGCTACGAGCTGTTCGAGCACGTGGCCCGGCCGGGCGCGGAGGAATACCTCGACAACGAGAAGTTCCAGCTCCGCCCGCGCGACTGGGCCGGCGCCGAGGCCGCGGGCCGGTCGCTGGCGGGTTTCCTCGGCCGGCTCAACGCGGTCCGGCGCGACAATCCGGCCCTCCACTGGCTGCGTAACCTGCGTTTCCACGACATCGACAACCCGGCGCTGCTGTGCTGGTCGAAGCGTGACCCGCGGGTCGACAACACCGTTCTGGTCATCTGCTCGTTCGATTCGAGCGGGACGCAGTGGGGAAACACCACACTGGACATGCCGGCGCTGGGTCTGGACTGGCACGAACGCTTCGTGGCGACCGACCAGCTCACCGGGGCCACCTACGACTGGGGCCAGCGCAACGCGGTCCGGCTCGACCCGTTCCTCGAGCCGGCGCACATCCTCTCGGTGCGACCGCGTCGGTGA
- a CDS encoding SGNH/GDSL hydrolase family protein, producing MSPTTSPHRRLFALLASSALCVGAGLFAVSSPAQADPGPPPSSMASMGDSITRGFNACGFYFDCTSRSFSTGTDSGINSHYQRIRAKNSAINGKNYNQAASGAKADDMPGQATATVSRNPQYVTILIGANDACTSSESSMTAVGTFRGFIDTALGTLKSGLPNAKVAVISIPDIKRLWEVGRTSGTARTAWSLFGICKSMLASPTSTSAADNARRDRVRQRVVDFNAQLAAACAAYGPNCDFDDNAVFNYPFSFNQVSGWDYFHPNAAGQAALAQASYAAGFNW from the coding sequence GTGAGCCCAACCACATCCCCCCACCGCCGGCTGTTCGCGTTGCTCGCCTCGTCCGCGCTCTGCGTGGGCGCCGGGCTGTTCGCGGTCAGCTCGCCCGCCCAGGCCGACCCCGGGCCGCCGCCCTCGTCGATGGCCAGCATGGGTGACTCGATCACCCGCGGCTTCAACGCCTGCGGCTTCTACTTCGACTGCACGTCGCGGTCGTTCAGCACCGGCACCGATTCCGGCATCAACAGCCACTACCAGCGGATCCGCGCGAAGAACAGCGCGATCAACGGGAAGAACTACAACCAGGCCGCCTCCGGCGCCAAGGCCGACGACATGCCCGGCCAGGCGACCGCGACCGTGTCGCGCAACCCGCAGTACGTGACGATCCTGATCGGTGCCAACGACGCCTGCACCAGTTCCGAGTCGTCGATGACCGCCGTGGGCACCTTCCGCGGCTTCATCGACACGGCGCTCGGCACGCTCAAGAGCGGGCTGCCCAACGCCAAGGTCGCCGTGATCAGCATCCCCGACATCAAGCGGCTCTGGGAGGTCGGCCGCACCAGCGGCACCGCCCGCACTGCCTGGTCGCTGTTCGGCATCTGCAAGTCGATGCTGGCCAGCCCGACCTCGACCTCGGCCGCCGACAACGCCCGGCGCGACCGGGTGCGGCAGCGGGTCGTCGACTTCAACGCGCAGCTCGCGGCCGCCTGTGCGGCCTACGGGCCCAACTGCGACTTCGACGACAACGCCGTGTTCAACTACCCGTTCAGCTTCAACCAGGTCTCCGGGTGGGACTACTTCCACCCCAACGCGGCCGGCCAGGCCGCGCTCGCCCAGGCCAGCTACGCGGCCGGCTTCAACTGGTGA
- the glgC gene encoding glucose-1-phosphate adenylyltransferase produces the protein MAPKVLAMVLAGGEGKRLMPLTADRAKPGVPFGGIYRMIDFVLSNLANAGYLKMVVLTQYKSHSLDRHITKTWRMSNLLGNYVAPVPAQQRLGPRWFAGSADAIYQSLNLIHDEKPEYVIVFGADHIYRMDPAQMVAQHIESGADVTVAGIRQPIAMADQFGVIEVAGDGRRIQAFREKPTDARGLPDAPDQIFASMGNYVFRADALIDAVTRDAQNPSSKHDMGGNIIPMMVEKQSANVYDFADNVVPGSTDRDRGYWRDVGTLDSFYEAHMDLIAIHPVFNLYNFEWPIYTDYNPWPPAKFVHGWQERVGRAVGSMVSPGAVISGSLVENSVVSPNVKVHSWSHVSGSVLMEGVDIGRHAVVRNAILDKNVVVPEGAEIGVDLERDRRRFTVSDNGIVVIGKGQRVDA, from the coding sequence ATGGCACCCAAAGTCCTCGCGATGGTTCTCGCTGGCGGCGAGGGCAAACGCCTGATGCCACTGACCGCAGACCGGGCCAAACCGGGCGTCCCGTTCGGCGGCATCTATCGGATGATCGACTTCGTCCTCTCCAACCTGGCGAACGCCGGCTATCTGAAGATGGTCGTGCTGACCCAATACAAGTCGCATTCGCTCGACCGGCACATCACCAAGACCTGGCGGATGTCCAACCTGCTGGGCAACTACGTCGCTCCGGTGCCGGCACAGCAGCGGCTCGGTCCCCGCTGGTTCGCGGGCTCGGCCGACGCGATCTACCAGAGCCTCAACCTGATCCACGACGAGAAGCCCGAGTACGTGATCGTGTTCGGCGCCGACCACATCTACCGGATGGACCCGGCCCAGATGGTCGCCCAACACATCGAGTCGGGCGCCGACGTGACCGTCGCCGGCATCCGGCAGCCGATCGCGATGGCCGACCAGTTCGGCGTCATCGAGGTCGCCGGCGACGGCCGCCGGATCCAGGCGTTCCGCGAGAAGCCCACCGACGCCCGCGGCCTGCCGGACGCGCCCGACCAGATCTTCGCCTCGATGGGCAACTACGTGTTCCGGGCCGACGCGCTGATCGACGCGGTCACCCGCGACGCGCAGAACCCGTCGAGCAAGCACGACATGGGCGGCAACATCATCCCGATGATGGTCGAGAAGCAGAGCGCCAACGTGTACGACTTCGCCGACAACGTCGTGCCCGGCAGCACCGACCGCGACCGGGGTTACTGGCGCGACGTCGGGACGCTCGACTCGTTCTACGAGGCGCACATGGACCTGATCGCCATCCACCCGGTGTTCAACCTCTACAACTTCGAGTGGCCGATCTACACCGACTACAACCCGTGGCCGCCGGCCAAGTTCGTGCACGGCTGGCAGGAGCGGGTCGGCCGGGCGGTCGGCTCGATGGTCTCGCCCGGCGCGGTGATCTCCGGGTCGCTGGTGGAAAACTCGGTGGTATCCCCCAACGTCAAGGTCCACTCGTGGTCACACGTGTCCGGCTCGGTCCTGATGGAGGGCGTCGACATCGGCCGCCACGCGGTCGTTCGCAACGCGATCCTGGACAAGAACGTGGTGGTCCCCGAGGGGGCGGAGATCGGGGTTGACCTGGAGCGCGACCGCCGCCGTTTCACGGTCTCCGACAACGGCATCGTGGTGATCGGCAAGGGCCAGCGGGTCGACGCCTGA
- a CDS encoding zinc-dependent alcohol dehydrogenase family protein, with translation MTDLPQTMTAWQVVDPGPLDTHPLRRVELPVPVPEPDEVLLKVEACAVCRTDLHVAEGDLPPHRSPVVPGHEIVGRVVARGSGATVYSLGDRVGVPWLRHTDTTCVYCRRGTENLCPASRYTGWDADGGYAEYAAAPQDYVYPLPADRDPRELAPLLCAGIIGYRALLRAELPPGGALGIYGFGGSAHLIAQVAIAQGATVHVMTRSMAAQRLALELGATTAGGDHDRPPEKLAAAILFAPVGTLVPVALANLDRGGTLAVAGIHLSDIPVLNYDQHLFEERTLRSVTANTRADGRAFLAEALRHPPIVHRQDYPLAEADRALADLASDRVDGVAVLVP, from the coding sequence GTGACCGACCTACCGCAGACGATGACCGCCTGGCAGGTGGTCGACCCGGGCCCGCTCGACACCCACCCGCTGCGCCGGGTCGAGCTGCCGGTGCCGGTCCCCGAGCCCGACGAGGTGCTGCTCAAGGTCGAGGCGTGCGCGGTCTGCCGCACCGACCTGCACGTCGCCGAGGGCGACCTGCCGCCGCACCGCAGCCCGGTGGTGCCCGGGCACGAGATCGTCGGCCGGGTCGTCGCGCGCGGCTCCGGCGCCACCGTCTACTCGCTCGGCGACCGGGTCGGCGTGCCCTGGCTGCGGCACACCGACACCACCTGCGTCTACTGCCGGCGCGGCACGGAGAACCTCTGCCCGGCGTCGCGCTACACCGGCTGGGACGCCGACGGCGGCTACGCCGAATACGCGGCCGCGCCGCAGGACTACGTCTACCCGCTGCCGGCCGACCGCGACCCGCGGGAACTGGCGCCGCTGCTGTGCGCCGGCATCATCGGCTACCGGGCGCTGCTGCGCGCCGAACTGCCGCCGGGCGGCGCGCTGGGCATCTACGGCTTCGGCGGGTCGGCCCACCTGATCGCCCAGGTCGCCATCGCGCAGGGCGCCACGGTGCACGTGATGACGCGGTCGATGGCGGCGCAGCGGCTGGCGCTGGAGTTGGGCGCCACTACGGCGGGTGGCGACCACGACCGCCCGCCGGAGAAACTGGCCGCGGCGATCCTGTTCGCACCGGTCGGCACGCTGGTGCCGGTCGCGCTGGCCAACCTCGACCGGGGCGGGACGCTGGCGGTCGCCGGCATCCACCTGTCGGACATCCCGGTCCTGAACTACGACCAGCACCTCTTCGAGGAGCGAACGCTGCGCAGCGTCACCGCCAACACCCGCGCCGACGGCCGGGCGTTCCTGGCCGAGGCGCTGCGCCACCCGCCGATCGTGCACCGGCAGGACTATCCACTGGCCGAGGCCGACCGCGCGCTGGCCGACCTGGCCAGCGACCGCGTCGACGGCGTGGCGGTGCTGGTGCCCTAG